Within Phocoena phocoena chromosome 9, mPhoPho1.1, whole genome shotgun sequence, the genomic segment CTCTCCCAGTGCCTTAGAAGGAGTTTGTTCAAGTGAGGGGCCCTGAAACTTGAGCTTCATTAGTTTCATGATTATTCCTCTTCCGGGCACCGGTAATCCCCTAGCCAAACACTGCCCAGTTCTTTCATCCCattctctgttcttctgccacCCGATGCCCATCTGGGCTGAGAATAGAGACATTGCTTTCCCTCTGGAAAGTCTTAGCTCTGCAAGGTACCTTCACCTGAGTCCTTAGCCCAGCTTCTTGCAGTGACCTGATGCTTCCCCACTTCACATGCACTAAATAAAGCGTCAAATTTTATTGATACCTGATGAGAAAGGGAAGTCATAAACCTAACCATTGTAGCCTTTCAGCCACTTGCAAATCACCTCAATCTGCTTCCTCCCTTGGGTCCTCTGTTGGCCCTCCACTGAAATTGGAAGCtttgttttaaagacattttccGCCCTTGAGAATCTCTAGGAATTactaaaggaaggaagaaattagatCTAGATTCCAATTAACTTTGTCATTGATTGTTATATAACTGTGGGTGAATCACAGTTTAAGTGGGACAGAAAATCTCCAGTTAATGGAAGTTGCCAAGAATGGCAGAAGCCCAGGCCCTGATGTTCATATAATCTCTACTCTCCAGTGTGGAAAGTGCTGGGCTGGAGGTGGAAAGTGCTGGGCAAGTAAACTGAGCGGGGTTTGTCAGTGTAGATCTGTCCACTGCAAGGATAGCGAGGCAGGCTGATGCAGCCAGTCCGAAGATTCTCCAGGGGACAGAGTGGGCCCAGCAGATCTTTGGGCCGGCAGCTTCACTTAGGAAGTTCAGAAACACTTTAGGGTTGCCTGTCCCTCTTTACTAGAGTCTTCGCCTGCTGAGATGTGGCTGGCATGTGTAGGACAGCTGAAGGGttgggagaaggagaggggggCCTCCTTATCAGTGTGCTTCCTCTCACTCCTACAGACCTGCTTCTGGTAATCTGTTTCTACAGGCAGCATCTCTCAGCTGCTTAATTTGATAGCTTGTTTTGCATCCAATTTATTCCTGCCAAAAACTCTATCTTGAGGCAGGTGAAAGATTATTTAGGTGAGTACCATATTGGGTGTTAATGttgatttaaatcattttaatgtttaaatgttgAACCTTAGGTTTTCTTGTATGTGATGTAGCCTGTGGCATTGAAGAGCTAGTTGCCACCAATCAATGATTTACATACCAGATGAATGTGGTGGTTTATTGAATTAACATGTTTAATAACTTCGATAATAAGACGAGACTGGTAAATTATTTCTCCACCAGAGGgggaaacaaaatgagaagggtGCCTTCAGTCTCGAGTCAGCTTCTCAGACCTGGGAGTTCCCAACTACGGGTCATCCTTTTAGACACCTAAAACTCATTCTATTAAATCCTGTCTCCTGGAAGCAGAAACTGCCTTTTGATCTGGTGGAAGTGTAGCATATGCCAATAGAGTGAAGTGTTCTGTTGTTTTGTGTCATACAATTAACTTTCTACCCAGCCATCAGAAAATTTGTCAACTAACTAGGTTCCCTGTAATTATCTGTAGACTCTGCCTGGATGTGCCACAGTATGTATGAGTTGCCGGATGTCTGATGTCAAAACTGTTCAAGGAATCATTCCAGTGTGTTTTAGAAACTGGCTGTTGAAAAGTTGTGCTTCCACCCCCAGGTGGTTAGTTGAATGAAGAATATaacttatacttttttttcttctctttctagatGTATTGCTGTCACTGAACACTGGCCCATTGGAAAGCACTAGAGAAGCTCAGCCATCAGTATGTCCAAGTACAAACTGATTATGTTAAGACATGGAGAGGGTGCTTGGAATAAAGAGAACCGTTTTTGTAGCTGGGTGGATCAGAAACTTAACAGTGAAGGAATGGAAGAAGCTCGGAACTGTGGGAAGCAACTCAAAGCGCTAAACTTTGAGTTTGATCTTGTGTTCACATCCATCCTGAACCGGTCCATCCACACAGCCTGGCTGATCCTGGAAGAGCTGGGGCAGGAGTGGGTTCCCGTGGAAAGCTCCTGGCGTCTCAATGAGCGTCACTATGGAGCCTTGATCGGTCTCAACAGGGAGCAAATGGCTTTGAATCACGGCGAGGAACAAGTGAGGCTGTGGAGAAGGAGCTACAGTGTGACCCCACCGCCCATAGAGGAGTCCCATCCTTACTACCACGAAATCTACAACGACCGGAGATATAAAGTGTGCGACACTCCCTTGGATCAGCTGCCACGATCTGAGAGCTTAAAGGATGTTCTGGAGAGACTCCTTCCTTATTGGAATGAAAGGATTGCTCCTGAAGTATTAAGTGGTAAAACCATTCTGATATCTGCTCATGGAAATAGCAGCCGGGCACTTCTGAAAC encodes:
- the BPGM gene encoding bisphosphoglycerate mutase; amino-acid sequence: MSKYKLIMLRHGEGAWNKENRFCSWVDQKLNSEGMEEARNCGKQLKALNFEFDLVFTSILNRSIHTAWLILEELGQEWVPVESSWRLNERHYGALIGLNREQMALNHGEEQVRLWRRSYSVTPPPIEESHPYYHEIYNDRRYKVCDTPLDQLPRSESLKDVLERLLPYWNERIAPEVLSGKTILISAHGNSSRALLKHLEGISDEDIINITLPTGVPILLELDENLHAVGPHQFLGNQEAIQAAIKKVEDQGKVKRADK